The window CAGGTAACCAAGCTCCCAACATAAGCCAAGTGTACCTTTTCTTGAGCCTTGCTCCAGGCAGCTACAGGATCAGACTCGTAGCCTTTCTGTACCAGCATGCGGATCAGCTCGCGCTTGGATTTGTTTTCTATTGGGACACAATATGGCCAAGATGAAGCGGATTGAACATTTACATCTTTTCATCCCTCTCACCAATTGAAATTTTCCCTTCGATCTTCTCCAGAACAAAACGAGCTTGATTGGACAGTTTAGCCGCTTCGGCTCCCAGGCTACCCATCAACCAGTCCTTTCGAAGTTTGTAGTAGTGGAGGCGCagctcaaagaactccttgagAATGTCTTGGACAGAATCGTATCGCTTCAGACAACCCATGTGGTCAAAGAGAACCtgccgaaggggggggggggggggggatgcggaatgggaaaaaaccaaaaaaaaacactcagcgTCCACCGTTCCAAACGGATCCAACGCTTCGCTTCTTACTACCATCGAGTTGCAGGTGAGGCTGGACTGAAGCTTGAAAACTTTGTGGAGGCCGGCCGCCTCAGCCTGGGCTAGTTTTTCCTCAGCCATACGAACCACAAACTTCACGGTGGAATCTGTATGGTACTCTTTGTAATCGCTGATGAGCGACGGCGTTTTTTCCGTGCCCTGCAACATGGGCTCCAGCACAGATTCCTTGTAAGCCTGTTGTATGACAAAACGTTGAGTCGCTTGGTTCTTCATTTTCAAAGGGCAGCTTTTTATGCGCAGCTCAAGCCTACCTGCGTCCACGTTCGCACAGGAAGTTCTGTGATCTCGATGGTGTTCTTGTCGAGGACCGACACCTCTCCGCTAACCAGGTACTGGTTGGGACCCAGTTCGTCGATCAGCCCTTTGAAGTTTTTATATCTGGGAAGCTTTTAGGAAACGCATtttaagtgaaaaaaaaatcaacatattaaTGAAAACACAAACAACTGGCTCTTGAGCTGTCGCCGCGTATTTGAACGCCGTGAAATAACCAAGCGGCAACAGGCGAAGCGCAAAGtgtggaaggagggagggagggaggtagggagggacgGCCACAATTGAAATCACAAGTccaaacattttaaagttaagttaaagtcccaatgatagtcactcacacacacacacatctgggtgtggtgaaatttgtcctctgcatttaacccatccccgtgtgatttggatccatcccctgggggagagggcagcagtgagcagcagcggtgccaccgCGCTGGGGAATCGACACTTGATTTTCTCTTGCCACTTTACCATTGCGAGCGGGTCTTGGTGGTTCAGCATCCGACCGATGTTGTTGACAATCTCTCGGGGGTCGTAGTTGGGAATCTTACATGCCCAACCTGTTCCGATGCCCTCTGCGCCGTTGACCAGCACCATGGGAATGATGGGAATGTACCACTCTGGCTCCACCTTCTGGTTGTCATCATAAAGGAACTTCAGCAGGTTGGAGTCCACTGCTGGAAACAACAGCTTGGCAAGAGGACTGTAGGAAAGGATTTGTTCAATGTTTAGTCGTCATACGCCAACAAAAGACGAGGAGTCGGCTTCAAATGGAGCAGCAGCGCGACAAACATTTGGTCCAAAAACAGTCATCCTTAGATCCTTTTAAATATGGTGCGTCCATGAGGGATTGAATAAATGTCTGTTACCAAGCAACTAAAAGTAGGAGTAAAGCCTAGAGCGGTTGCAAGAAGAAGCTTTAGTCCGATTTTCTGCTTAGTTCGCCCTTCCTCGCAAAATAGACTAATGTTAGGTTTCGCACTGCACATCTGATGCTTGAAACTTCCAAAACAGACAAGGAATAAGACCAAAAGAAACAAGATTGAAGAGACACCACACCACATGAGCAAACGTGCATGGAAACGCCTTCAACTTTGCACACACATTGTGCTTGCGTGTAGTAAAAATGCCACAAGCCGAGCCTTAATTGGAGCGCAATACCAGTCTAACGTTGCCAATGAGCATCGATATCATCAACGGAACAAACGGCTTTACCTGAGCATGGTGAAGATATAACGAGGGCTGGCGGCGTCTTTGCCTCCATTGATGCGAGTGCCAAATTGACCGAGTGGCTGCAGGATGTTCACGTTGTTACTGCCCACAAAGTTTTGAGCCAAATTGACAATGGTCATCATGAGTGCttgctgaaaagaaaaatggcaaacTAAGTGACAATGTGACCCAAATCACATCTAGTTCTTATTTGCTCCAATGGCCAATTTCTGCCTGCTTGGCAAAAATACAGACAAGGTTTGACACAGTCTTTAATTTTGCTTGCCCATTGCTAGCATCATTTACAGTTGACAGTTTATGGCACCTCTCCATGATGATACGCTGACATCTCTGCAACTGAACCAGCCAGCTGTGCAACTTTCACCTCCCTCTTGTCATTCCTTTTTAAGCAAGTGAAAAGCACTTTTCTTTGGCCAGGCTTTAAGCCTAAATGACAAAAACGGGAGATAGTCAGCTTCCTTACAACAGACAAAACAGGAGTCAACACATCAAGATGAGAAAACCGTTAGAACGCAGAGCTGCGGCGGCCTACAGATATTCACTTCCTGAACAATTgtgggtggtttttttttgttgatgtttttgttttgaatccCATCAGATTGTATATTTGTGAGGTGCTTTCACAATATCTGCACGGCCTGCAAAGATAAGGACGGCTGCAAGCATAAACCTTCATGTCTGTGACTGAAATTCTTGCAGTGGAACTTTGTAACGTTGACAACTGTACTGCGCGCGCTAGAACCGCCGTCAATCAACTTTTGTCGGCACCAATACCAGAATAGGAAACGGGTTGTACAAACCATCGACCGAGGAAGGAATGGATCTCTCATTATCAGAGTTGGAGAACAGAATCAGCTCCTTGTTGATAAAGTCATTGTAGGACAGATGTCTGGCTTGCGTTCCATACAGGTATTGCTGAAATGTCACGTGAATGATCAAAGGCATGGACTAAAGTCGTAGTAtcgctttgtgtgtgcgtgcgtgcgtgcgcgcttgTGCTTTGGAAAGAACTGCTCCAAACGGCTTCCCATTTGGAAAACAAACATTCAAATTGCAGATACAGCCACATCAAAATGCCCCAAAACGGTCGAAACTTTCTCGCCTCCAAAATGTGCGTCAATGGGATGGATTCAATTCATTGGTTACAAATCCATTTTGTCAAACTTTCAATTTGATGGAATTGACTAACCTCAGGGAGACCGTGAATTCTTCTTTGCCGTCTGTCCTCCATGAAGTTGGTGAGCCACTCCTTCCTGTCATCCGTTTTCTTCTTACTGAAGGCCTGAAGAGAAAAACAAGCAGGATATTTCATTTGTCTGGAGGATACTTTCGATTGGAGTGTCGAAGCACCACTCAAGTTAGCTTGAACTCACTCACCAAGGTGATGGCAGCGTCATCCTCGGCACCATTGTATCGGAAAGTGATGCGATGCCTCTCCATTTCAGAAAAATATTCTTTGGCCTCTTTGCTTGTACTTGTACCCAAACCTACAACGTAGTACATTGACTCAATAAGAAGAACCACTTTGCCCGTCCGTTTCAACGCAGGAAATGTTGTGGAAAGAGCAAACCTTTGTAGTACTTGACATGCCAGCTTTTATAGTTGTCTGTCTGTTTCTTCCACTCGTTAAACTCGGGAATGCTGTAAAAGGCCAGCTCCTGCTTATTCTTGGAAACCTGCGCAAAATACAATCAGCGATAGTAAGCGTCGAACCTGGGCTTTGCTTTTGCCGTTTCGCTCGCTGCCAGTCATAGCAGTTGAGCATCCAGACAATGCGCAATCCTGCCTTACTTTGACAATGGGTGTGATAAATTCCTCCAGGAAGGTGTGTTTCAACAGGGACGGCCAATTGTGATGAAAGAAGTTGATGAGCAGACCTTTGATATGGGACCCATCTTGATCCTAAGAGAGACATGAAAGTGGGGAACTTGAACTggagtatacacacacacacactgcaagcAAGCGAAGAGAGTGCAGTGCCACCTGGTCAGTCATGATCATGATCTTGCCATAACGCAGACTCCTCAGGGACTCTGGGTCTTCGTAGCTCTTCTTGTATTGGAGTCCAACAATTTTGATGATGTTATTGATTTCAGCATTTTCCATGATCTGTGGTGAATATCAAATGAATCAATTCATGGTAGGCCCTAAAGATCAGCCATCAGCAGGGACTCTGCAGCAGTTGCTGCTCCGGCCCGAACAATGGGgcttgacagacagacagacagacagacagacagacagagacagacagacagagacagacagagacagacagacagacagacagacagacagacagacagacagacagacatcccCCCGCCACTACTAATGGGTGAACTTGAGAATGCCAAACTATGTACAGTCAAATATGTTGTCGCATACATACCTGTTTGTGGGTCGCTTCGCGTACATTGAGGATCTTCCCTCTCAGCGGAAATACCCCGTAGCGATCGCGTCCGATGACTCCGAGTCCGGAAACGGCGAGAGATTTTGCCGAATCCCCCTCAGTGAGGATGAGAGTACATTCTGAGGAGTGTTTACCACCTTGAAGACGGACGGTGAGGAAAAAGACAAGCATTGGCACACACATGTCCGACACACCATTAGGAATCCGGACAAGCATTGCTAAAGCAAtttggcaggcaggcgggcaggcactGACCGGCATCGTTGGCGTCGTCCAGCTTGGGGATGCCTTTGATTTTGCTGTGCTTGACAGATGAGCACTTCTTATTCAGCTGGGTCTGAGCTTTGAACTTGACCCAGTTGAGGATACTCTCAACAATGCCACAGTTGGTTGCCTGCGGATGACAGAGAACAGATCAAGTCAACCACGGCAGATGCTGAAAGCAATTTCAAACGCCACTTACAGCCTTGATAAACTTTTCAGACAGAAGGCATTTGGATCCAAAGCTTTTTGTCTGGAGggtcatgttttcttttgtctgGGAGTCAAAGCTTGGATTCTCGATGAGCGCGTTGACAAAAACCCAAACGTGGTTCTTGACCTGCAGAAAGCTTCCATGTCAATGAGGGTTCGTCACGCCATTTTGAAAGGATTCTTTTCTAAATCACCTGGAAAGGTTTGACAGACACTcctgccttgttttttttcttcaccactTCAATCAGCTTGGACACGATTTGATCCACCACGTAGTCAACGTGCCGACCGCCCTGGACAAAAACACCGGTGCCAAAAGCGTTGAGCATTCCTCCAAgaagtgtgtaagtgtgtgtgtgtgtgtgtgcaagaatGGCCCAAAATCAATGCACGCGACTACTTTCTCCACACCTTGGTGGTGGCAATGCTGTTGACAAAGCTGATTTGTTGGAATCCTTTCTCACTCATCGCAAGGCACACTTCCCATCGCTCGTTGACGCTTTCGTGCACCACCTTCAGGGCTACACCCGTTTCATCCAGTTTGTCTTTTACGTATAGATCCACGTAGCTGCGGAAGCCATTAACCTtgacagaggggggggggggggggggaaggcacATCCAATTTGCTCATTTTGCTGCTTGGCAAAAAGAAATCATTCTGTCAGATGACAAAAAGAGCATTTCTTGTTAAATGTGGTGATTATAGATATAGTGGCTACAGTCAACACCTAGATCGCATATAGAGTCTTTTTCTTACATCCCAAGTGTAATAGTGGTATTGCTGTGGTGGATAGAATAGGGACACTGAACAAAGTAACATTGGAGGTTTTGGATGAAACTTGGACAAATTCTCCACGGTTTCCTTTTCAAACTTGTACAAGCAAGCCACCTCTCAGCAGCTTGTATATATTGGCAAGCAAATGTGCAGGTAAATTTGACTTACAGGTAATTTTTTCCCATTCAGCGTGACTTTAACACCTTTGCAGGAGCCGGCAACATCATAAGCTCTGCGTGTAAGAAGAGCTACGGTATCCCTGTCCAGTTTGTCCATTTTGAACTTGGATAGGTCCGGCTGAAAAGCCACACAAGTGAAATCGTCTCCATCGAAGAACTTGATCTTGGGTTCTGAAGTCTTGCTCATGTTGTTCTGCCAAGTCTGCCACATGGGAACAATGCAGAAAGCaatgcttttttgggggggttctgCTTAATGTGCAGAAGCTACTGTATCATAGTTTGTGCATGTACACGACATTTTCCCCACCTGTTTGAAACTGTGTCTGTACTCCTTGCAAGCAGTTTCCACAGTGAATTTAGTACTGAAAATATTGCAAAGTTTGGCACCATAGCCGTTCCTCCCACCTgagagcaaacacacacaatgatATGCaacgagaggaagaggctgaacATTGGAATGAAAACTACTATTGAATGATGTGGAAATGACTTTGGCTGTGAACGTTACAGTATTATTGTACATAGATTAGGATTATTATGTGGCCTGAACGACCTTTGACTCATTTGCAGATTTGTTTTTGGCCTTGTGCCTCTACTCACCCGTAACCtttttttcatcatcatcatagttGCTGGAGGTGAGCAGGTGACCAAAAATGAGAGCCGGGACATACATTTTCTCGTCTTTGTGCTCCACCACTGGTATTCCTTTACCATTGTTCCATACAGAGATAGTGTTGGATTCACTGGTGGAAGTGGATTAGAAGATTCATGAGTGCAAGACAGCACGGAATAAAAATGTTCATGACTTTCAAACtgtgtggattaaaaaaaaaaaaaaaaccacttcaTAGGCTTTTTCGTACTTACGGGTCAATGTTGATCTTGATGGAACTCATGTTTTTATCCCTTTGTTTGTTATCTGCTGCATTGACTGGATAGGAAGAAACCGGCATGCTATTTTATCTGGCTGTGTCCTCAAAAAGACAAGTCTGTGACAAATAACGTCTCTAAAAGATCAATTCtttgaaaacaatttgcagTTTAAAGGGCCGGCGGTAAAACGAGCCCAACAGTGGCACTCACACCACCGTTcaaacgtttggggtcacttccaaATGTCCTTATTTCTAAAACAAAATGATCACGTATTGAATCGGAACTAAATTGTTGACTTACCAAGAATCTCGTCAAAAATTTTATATAGTCCAGGTACATAGGTTATTTCCCTCTGGTTTAGTCCAACCTCTTCATCAAACACCCACAGTagctgcgagagagagagagagaaagagagagagaaaaagagagagaaagagaaagagaaagagagagaaagagaaagtcTGCTTGGTGTTTTTTGTGGAGCAAATAACTTGTAAAAAATGATGGCCAGTCCATGTACAGCCAATATACACAAGGCTGTTTTGTTCACGCATCATTAATGGGACTTACCTGTGTGATGGGCTCCACGGAGCCAATGTACGTGTCGGGTCGAAGAAGAATGTGTTCAAGCTGGGTCTTCTTTTGGTATACTCTCTCGACGGACAGCTTGGACCCAATCCTATCGTTCTTGAGCCCCTCCATCTTGCCGTTTGCTGCCTCCTGAAAAGATTGAGAAAACGGttagcaaggaaggaaggaaggaaggaaggaaggaaggaaggaaggaaggaaggaaggaaggaagggctaGGAAACTATGAGGTGCATTACAATTCATACCAAGATATACAAAATGTGGCTCGAAAAAGACAAGTGCAAGTGCTCGGAACTTTAACAGCGTCACGGTCAAAGCGCTCATCCACTGTTTGCATTTTAGAGCAAATCATGTCACTTTTAAAATGCGATGCATCGAAACCAGGGGTCGGTAGTTTGTGGCCTTAATATGAATTTCATGTTGGTTTAGATATGAATAGTTGTGCGCGGTGCTAAATCATAAAATATTGTAttaatatgacttttttttaaagagacatATTTAAGTGCATGTTTAATTGAATCTTAAGGTAGGACAAAGCCTTAAAGTTCTGACATAGGAGATgaaattaatttcattttatgCTCAGTTGTGTTTGACATTTGGAGACTAATTCATGActcaagaggggggggggcgactcacGGTAGCTAACAAAAGGTTGGAAAACACTGCAGTCATGTATAATCACGTCACACAATTTTACCTATAAATTAAGTAGGAAAAGCACGTATGTTGATGTGATTTCAAAGAAAAATCCATTCCCTGTTGTCTTTTATTAGATGCTAGTGATATGTTGTGGATAGATCTATTTTCAGTTGTTACAACCGGCCTACTGTTGTCTAACCCATAAACCGAGATTCGACACTGATGCGTTTGCAAGCTGATTTACTGGAACAACATAGACATTGTATACGATGTATTTGAAAGCAATGCTTTTCGGGCGGGCGGTCGCCTTATTTACCTTCCAGGTAGCCGTCCCATCGCTCCCTGGTGCGCCGTAGGACATCTTCCTTTGTGATCCTCAAATtgaatgctgctgctgctgctgctgctgccaatcTTCAATGTACAGTGAGTGAGTGGTATTACAAAACACGTAGGTCTCAATACTTGCAAGATCTCGAAACGTAATTAAATCCCATGTTGTCGTTTCATTCCGTTTGGAGGGATACAAACATCCTAAATATGCAGAATCGTGTGTCTGCTATTGTTAGGAAACTCACAGCCATTCGAGGCCTACGTTTCCTACAAAGATGCtaacagtaaaaataataaagacaacAGCAAAACATGAAATAGGATTACCGTTAGGATAGCAAAACAAGGGTCGAAAGAATAAAACGGTAACGACGACTGACTCAGATGGCCACACAATATTTTTCAAGATAAATACGATTATTTGCTAAATGCAGCAttgaccgcccgcccgcccgcttccGCCATTTGGGAGCCAGACGACCAATCAGAATGAAGGAAGAGCAACCAATCAGCTGCGTTCTTCAAAGAAACGATGCAATTATGCTCATTCGCGCATGCAGTACATGCCTGTACAGGACCAAAGCTAAACGAAACACGGCACACATAGGCGGAGAAGTTCTCCAAGAACATTTATTAACACCATTTCTTACATTGTGTTAAGAGGCGTAAGTGAACCCGTGGTTAGCGCTCACTAACGGTATAGCTATGGCTTGAAATGCAAGTGCTAGTCATTTGTTGCCATTAACCTTGTCAGTACTGTTGATGATCAAATTCGGCTCTGCGTTAGAGGACTCAGGAAATATCTttcaaaaaatgaaacaaatataATACTCAGCTATAATGACATACTTTTTCATATTCATGCGTTTTGAAGGCAAATGATCATTTCAAACGGAGACTCTTCTGTCTCCTTCAGACTTTGTCTGAACAGCTGAGCGTGCTGCCATGAGACATTCCCTTCCCCACCGCTGAGCTGTGCAGTGACAGTAAACTCAGAGGCTCCGTTTAAACACTGGAAGGACTGCATGCTCCCATCTGAAAGTTTCAATGGAAGGGAAAACCAAGTCACATTGCGGTGTAACATTTCATCAAGTTCTATCTTATGCATACCTCCAGCAAACTCAGTCGCCGTCGTGCCCGATTGCAAGAGCCAGCTGACATTGCCAAAATGGAATGTTTGGCTGCAGGCCCTGATTGAGACAGACTTTACTGTTAATTTGGATGGAGCAAAGTCAAATTTCCAGCGTATCCGTCCTACAGAGGAGCCTTCCATTCGAGCAATATATACCTGCGGATATCAAGCATTTCTTAGTAGATAGAAGTTAATTAACAGTCATGTGTGCGTATTTTACCGTGATTTGTGGGAAAAGTCATTATTTAATGGTGGCACAACCATGTGAGTCATTGTgcttaacaataataatagcaTTGTATGAGTGCTTgatgcgggttttttttttttctttcaatttacaAAGTGAAGCAGTCAACATACCATGTGCCAGTCATCTTCCAGCTTCCTAAAGACAGACTCCTTCCGCCACACACATTGATCCCAGCAGTGGATGATCTCAAAGTCATTAGAGATGCGACAGTATTGGTCTTTAGCGGCATTGTACGACACGTGGATTAACTTGTCTCTCCTTTCTTTCTCGGTGGGCGTAAACACATAAGCGGCACCCTGAATGCACAGACACAATTGTTGACAAAAGAGTGAGgcctttttgtttcatttcagtaCCTGCTTGATATTCCCTGATTCTGCATGTCCTGTTTCTCCTCTCGCCATCCTCCAGCCAAGAGAGCCGGAGACGCGTCCTCCCAGTTCACCTTGTCTCGCTATTTTGGGGGAAATAAATTCCACAAGCTCGACAAGTAAGCGTCGTGTCAATTCTAATTTCCTGTCCGTACCGAGGGATCGCTGTCTCTGTAGTAAGAAAGCCACATTCAAATGGTTTGACATTACCATCGATACGGCACCGAGAAATGGTGAGGtgagggggtaaaaaaaaaagaacctcacCAAGGCGTTGAGCCCAATTATGGTGTGCAGCAGCCAAGTCTCCTCAACATTGGTCCTTCTTGACAAAACCTCTGGATGCTTGCAGGAATACCGCCACGTCACATCAACCACCTGCAACTCACAACAATTGGTGCTAGGAGTACTTATTCGCTCCATCGACTCATTTCCTTTTTTCCGCAAGGCCAAATGACTTTGGACTTGTATACCTCGGACTCGTCAGTTGCAGTCAGTCGCAGTCGGCGGGCACGTTCCGACAAACAACTCATTCACAATGCCATTCGTACTGATAGAATAGCAAGAGTGCAACATACCTGGTCTCGTGAGAAAGCCAGAATATAGGCCAGTTTCTTCCCCCAGCCGACCTCATAGAGTAAAGGTTGATCACAGACGTTCTCGCACGAATCACAGTGCAGCCAACGGCTCTGCGACACCGAGTAAACCTCTGTCCATACGTGATCTGAGAGAAGAGAGCCTTCATACGTAATTTGACTGGCAGAAAAATGTTCTGTTGCAATCAATGCTGTGCAGTTTGATGCGTGGTTTTTGCTTGACGATGAAGTACTTTTCATCCGAAAACTAGTGCAGACTTTTGTGGGGAGACAGCTCTTAactgctggctggccggctggctggctggcaggcagccaggcagccacgcaggcagccacgcaggcagccacgcaggccaATCCCGTACTGGTACTACTCTTTTACTAGGAAGTTTTAACACCTCCAGATTGTGGCTGCCATTTTAATAAGCAGGGACACTGCTGGTGATGTGTTCCTTTCCATGCCATTTCCAAATTTCGACCGGCTCGTACCTTTTGAGACCGCTGATGTAGGGGAAAACGTGATGTATAATACTTGAAATGATTGTGGTTCAGCTCAAGTTTGGGGAAACACTGCTCTAGGCAATGGACCTATTCAGAAAGCCAAGTGTACAATCGGGCTGGTGTCCAATCAACATACCTGTGCTGTCCCAGATGTACCTGGCTTCAAGGGAGAGAGCTCTGCAACACAGGGTAAAACAGTTGGCCCACTCCCCACAGCGCCCTCTCCTGGTTTGGAGAAGCTTCTCCGGGTTGTTATAGCTTGTGTTGATGGAGAGAGAATTCAAGGCAAATAAGCACAATCTCGATGTATGAATGGATGTACGTAATGTAGTCGAAAGGAGCGGAACAGACCGAGGGAATCTGGTGCTTAACTGGCACCTCTGACAGTAGTGGTTCTCCACTCTCTGGGCTCCCCAGCGTAGATCGTCGCCGGTAGGACCGAGCGACCCCCTATTCTGGGTGGGGCCTCCGCAACTGCTGCAGGGCAAACAGTCGACCCAGGAGAAGAAATGGGATTTGAACCAGCGAAGCAACTCCAGCACCACGAAGTCGTCTTTTCCTAGTTTACATTCTGCAAAAATGCCATGCAGGTCCAGCGCTTCCCAGTATTTCACAAAGCTTTATGCCATACTCTCTTTATTTGTACCTGTTTCAGCCTCTTGAGCTAACTTCAGCTTCTGATCAGCAGCCAAGGATAGCTGCGTGTAAGGAATGTAGCTCCTGGCTTTCTGCTGAATCTCGGGTTTTTCGTAGAGCAGCACATGTTGGAAGTTAGACTGAAGAGTCACAAAGAAGTTCTTTCCGCTCACCTGCCAAGCCAATATACAACATACGATAATAGTGAAGCGCTAAAAATTAACCACATCAAATGAGGCATTGAAATTGTGAAATGTATGCAATGTCTCCAAACTACAAAAGAACTAGAAACTTGTTTTAATCCGTAATCAAGCAGCCCTACTGCAAGtatgtcttttttctttgcttgacGGGTGTCCACATATTACCGTTAGTACTGGTCGTACAGGAAGTGCTGAGGCTTCTTGGCTCGCTGCCGGATGTTGCCCTCCAATCAGTCTCTGGTCTCTTTGAGCAGCTAGAGACTCCCTGATTACCTTCAGTTGGTCCAATGAGGAAGAGTTTGGGAATACCAAGTGTGTGTCAGactaaaatttaaaaacaagtcCCATCCTTAGTCATTGCCAACAGTTAGTTCCTCATTAAGAAGCAGTAAAACACTTCACCTCCTCAAAGCCCATCTCGAAGAGGCATTCCACAGCACCGTTGATCGGCAGGAGCTTGGTCGAAAAAGTCGGATTGCCTATACGGATTGATCGGTATTTTTCCACATTGGGGTTCCTGGTGAGAAAGATGATATTTAGTCACACAAAAGTTAGGATTGTAAATCTTCAACAAGGCTACACATACGAGAGAATTCATTATTTCAGCCCATGGGTTGTGGAATAGCTTGAGGTGAACAAATCTATTCCATTTGACACAATAGCAAAAGGAA of the Syngnathus typhle isolate RoL2023-S1 ecotype Sweden linkage group LG20, RoL_Styp_1.0, whole genome shotgun sequence genome contains:
- the ngly1 gene encoding peptide-N(4)-(N-acetyl-beta-glucosaminyl)asparagine amidase isoform X4, producing MNPNVEKYRSIRIGNPTFSTKLLPINGAVECLFEMGFEEVIRESLAAQRDQRLIGGQHPAASQEASALPVRPVLTVSGKNFFVTLQSNFQHVLLYEKPEIQQKARSYIPYTQLSLAADQKLKLAQEAETECKLGKDDFVVLELLRWFKSHFFSWVDCLPCSSCGGPTQNRGSLGPTGDDLRWGAQRVENHYCQRCQLSTRFPRYNNPEKLLQTRRGRCGEWANCFTLCCRALSLEARYIWDSTDHVWTEVYSVSQSRWLHCDSCENVCDQPLLYEVGWGKKLAYILAFSRDQVVDVTWRYSCKHPEVLSRRTNVEETWLLHTIIGLNALRQRSLGTDRKLELTRRLLVELVEFISPKIARQGELGGRVSGSLGWRMARGETGHAESGNIKQGAAYVFTPTEKERRDKLIHVSYNAAKDQYCRISNDFEIIHCWDQCVWRKESVFRKLEDDWHMVYIARMEGSSVGRIRWKFDFAPSKLTVKSVSIRACSQTFHFGNVSWLLQSGTTATEFAGDGSMQSFQCLNGASEFTVTAQLSGGEGNVSWQHAQLFRQSLKETEESPFEMIICLQNA
- the ngly1 gene encoding peptide-N(4)-(N-acetyl-beta-glucosaminyl)asparagine amidase isoform X2, giving the protein MALTPAVTLLCENSNEVFFDVCKLLLSYADNILRNPNVEKYRSIRIGNPTFSTKLLPINGAVECLFEMGFEEVIRESLAAQRDQRLIGGQHPAASQEASALPVRPVLTVSGKNFFVTLQSNFQHVLLYEKPEIQQKARSYIPYTQLSLAADQKLKLAQEAETECKLGKDDFVVLELLRWFKSHFFSWVDCLPCSSCGGPTQNRGSLGPTGDDLRWGAQRVENHYCQRCQLSTRFPRYNNPEKLLQTRRGRCGEWANCFTLCCRALSLEARYIWDSTDHVWTEVYSVSQSRWLHCDSCENVCDQPLLYEVGWGKKLAYILAFSRDQVVDVTWRYSCKHPEVLSRRTNVEETWLLHTIIGLNALRQRSLGTDRKLELTRRLLVELVEFISPKIARQGELGGRVSGSLGWRMARGETGHAESGNIKQGAAYVFTPTEKERRDKLIHVSYNAAKDQYCRISNDFEIIHCWDQCVWRKESVFRKLEDDWHMVYIARMEGSSVGRIRWKFDFAPSKLTVKSVSIRACSQTFHFGNVSWLLQSGTTATEFAGDGSMQSFQCLNGASEFTVTAQLSGGEGNVSWQHAQLFRQSLKETEESPFEMIICLQNA
- the ngly1 gene encoding peptide-N(4)-(N-acetyl-beta-glucosaminyl)asparagine amidase isoform X3, giving the protein MNPNVEKYRSIRIGNPTFSTKLLPINGAVECLFEMGFEESDTHLVFPNSSSLDQLKVIRESLAAQRDQRLIGGQHPAASQEASALPVRPVLTVSGKNFFVTLQSNFQHVLLYEKPEIQQKARSYIPYTQLSLAADQKLKLAQEAETECKLGKDDFVVLELLRWFKSHFFSWVDCLPCSSCGGPTQNRGSLGPTGDDLRWGAQRVENHYCQRCQLSTRFPRYNNPEKLLQTRRGRCGEWANCFTLCCRALSLEARYIWDSTDHVWTEVYSVSQSRWLHCDSCENVCDQPLLYEVGWGKKLAYILAFSRDQVVDVTWRYSCKHPEVLSRRTNVEETWLLHTIIGLNALRQRSLGTDRKLELTRRLLVELVEFISPKIARQGELGGRVSGSLGWRMARGETGHAESGNIKQGAAYVFTPTEKERRDKLIHVSYNAAKDQYCRISNDFEIIHCWDQCVWRKESVFRKLEDDWHMVYIARMEGSSVGRIRWKFDFAPSKLTVKSVSIRACSQTFHFGNVSWLLQSGTTATEFAGDGSMQSFQCLNGASEFTVTAQLSGGEGNVSWQHAQLFRQSLKETEESPFEMIICLQNA
- the ngly1 gene encoding peptide-N(4)-(N-acetyl-beta-glucosaminyl)asparagine amidase isoform X1; the protein is MALTPAVTLLCENSNEVFFDVCKLLLSYADNILRNPNVEKYRSIRIGNPTFSTKLLPINGAVECLFEMGFEESDTHLVFPNSSSLDQLKVIRESLAAQRDQRLIGGQHPAASQEASALPVRPVLTVSGKNFFVTLQSNFQHVLLYEKPEIQQKARSYIPYTQLSLAADQKLKLAQEAETECKLGKDDFVVLELLRWFKSHFFSWVDCLPCSSCGGPTQNRGSLGPTGDDLRWGAQRVENHYCQRCQLSTRFPRYNNPEKLLQTRRGRCGEWANCFTLCCRALSLEARYIWDSTDHVWTEVYSVSQSRWLHCDSCENVCDQPLLYEVGWGKKLAYILAFSRDQVVDVTWRYSCKHPEVLSRRTNVEETWLLHTIIGLNALRQRSLGTDRKLELTRRLLVELVEFISPKIARQGELGGRVSGSLGWRMARGETGHAESGNIKQGAAYVFTPTEKERRDKLIHVSYNAAKDQYCRISNDFEIIHCWDQCVWRKESVFRKLEDDWHMVYIARMEGSSVGRIRWKFDFAPSKLTVKSVSIRACSQTFHFGNVSWLLQSGTTATEFAGDGSMQSFQCLNGASEFTVTAQLSGGEGNVSWQHAQLFRQSLKETEESPFEMIICLQNA